In a genomic window of Magnolia sinica isolate HGM2019 chromosome 16, MsV1, whole genome shotgun sequence:
- the LOC131229142 gene encoding probable polyamine transporter At3g19553, which yields MGEAELEGNDTHVTKSSPKLTVLPLIALIFYEVSGGPFGIEDSVKAGGGPLLSLLGFLIFPLIWSIPEALVTAELATSFPENGGYVLWISAAFGPFWGFQEGFWKWFSGVMDNALYPVLFLDYLKHSFPIFNQTIARIPALLGITASLTYLNYRGLNIVGFSAVGLAIFSLCPFVVMGVLSIPRIRPKQWLVVDFRNVNWRGYFNSMFWNLNYWDKASTLAGEVENPSRTFPKALLGAVVVVVASYLVPLLAGTGALDVPSSEWSDGYFAEIGMLIGGVWLKWWIQAASAMSNMGLFEAEMSSDAFQLLGMSEMGMLPSIFSLRSKYGTPTISILFSATGVVFLSSMSFQEIIEFLNFLYSMGMLLEFAAFLKLRIKKPDLHRPYKVPLQTFGATALCIPPSLLLILVMCLASLKTFIVSGIVIILGFCLYPTIEHAKVRKWVGFNTASMPSENVVETLPIVHQQHKEAIDEASVSLLSELPDIKNELQASEITSEGVLKME from the exons ATGGGTGAAGCAGAACTGGAGGGAAATGATACCCATGTCACAAAATCAAGCCCCAAATTGACAGTTTTGCCCCTGATAGCCCTCATCTTCTATGAAGTCTCAGGAGGGCCTTTTGGGATAGAAGATTCAGTCAAGGCAGGTGGAGGCCCCCTCCTATCCTTGCTTGGATTCctcattttccctctcatttggagCATTCCAGAAGCTCTTGTGACTGCCGAGCTCGCCACAAGCTTCCCTGAGAATGGCGGTTACGTTCTCTGGATATCGGCCGCTTTCGGCCCCTTCTGGGGATTTCAGGAAGGCTTTTGGAAGTGGTTCAGCGGCGTCATGGACAACGCGCTTTATCCGGTACTGTTTCTTGATTATTTGAAGCATTCGTTTCCAATTTTCAATCAGACCATCGCCAGAATTCCTGCCTTGTTGGGAATTACCGCGTCGTTGACGTATTTGAATTATAGGGGATTGAATATTGTTGGGTTCTCGGCTGTTGGGCTTGCCATCTTCTCCCTTTGCCCGTTTGTGGTAATGGGTGTTCTTTCAATTCCTCGAATTAGGCCAAAACAATGGTTGGTTGTGGATtttaggaatgtgaattggaGGGGGTACTTCAATAGCATGTTTTGGAATTTGAATTATTGGGACAAGGCGAGTACGTTGGCAGGGGAGGTTGAGAATCCGAGCCGGACGTTTCCTAAGGCGCTTCTAGGGGCGGTCGTTGTAGTTGTCGCTTCGTATTTGGTACCGCTTCTTGCAGGGACAGGAGCTCTGGATGTTCCTTCGAGTGAATGGAGCGATGGGTACTTTGCAGAGATTGGGATGTTGATTGGTGGTGTGTGGTTGAAGTGGTGGATTCAAGCGGCATCAGCAATGTCAAACATGGGGTTGTTTGAGGCAGAGATGAGCAGCGATGCATTCCAACTGCTTGGAATGAGTGAGATGGGAATGCTGCCATCGATTTTCTCTTTGAG ATCAAAATacggaacacccaccattagcaTATTATTCTCTGCAACTGGGGTCGTGTTCTTGTCGTCGATGAGCTTCCAAGAGATTATTGAATTCCTAAACTTCCTCTACTCTATGGGAATGCTTCTCGAATTTGCAGCCTTCTTAAAACTGAGAATAAAGAAGCCAGATCTTCACAGACCATACAAGGTTCCGCTACAAACGTTTGGGGCAACAGCTCTTTGTATACCTCCTTCTTTGTTGCTTATCCTTGTTATGTGCTTGGCTTCTCTCAAGACATTTATCGTGAGTGGTATTGTTATTATACTTGGGTTTTGCTTGTATCCTACTATAGAACATGCAAAGGTTAGGAAGTGGGTCGGATTTAATACTGCATCCATGCCTTCAGAAAATGTTGTAGAAACTCTGCCTATCGTGCATCAACAACACAAGGAAGCTATCGATGAGGCTTCCGTGAGCCTTCTGTCGGAGTTGCCAGACATTAAGAACGAACTGCAAGCTTCTGAAATCACATCGGAGGGTGTCTTGAAAATGGAGTAG